TCATGAGCATGAAAAGACCAACCTATTTTTGGTAAAAATTTTTTGGTATAGTATTTTCCTATATCGTGAAGTAATGCTGCCCATCTTAACCAAAGTGAATTGTTTTTTTCTTTACTGATATTATCTACTACTTGCAAAGTATGATAAAAATTATCTTTGTGTTTACATCCGTTTTTTTCTTCTATTCCTTTTAACAAAGTTAATTCTGGTAATATAATTGATAATAATCCAGATTTATATAATAACAACAATCCTATAGAAGGCTTTTCAGATAATAGGATCTTATTAAATTCTTCTATAATTCTTTCTGCAGAAACAATATTTATTCTATTTTTATTTTTTTGAATAGATTTAAATGAATATTCTTCAATCGTAAATTGAAGTTGAGTAGCAAATCGAATAGCTCGCATCATTCGTAATGGATCGTCAGAATAAGTAATATCTGAATCTAATGGAGTTCTTAATATTTTTTTTTTTAAATCTGACAATCCTCCAAATGGATCTATTAATTCTCCATAATTATCACGATTTAAACTAATAGCTAAAGCATTAATTGTAAAATCTCTTCTATTTTGGTCATCTTGTAATGATCCTAACTCTATAAAAGGTTTACGACTAGATAAATGATATGATTCTTTTCTGGATCCAACAAATTCGATTTTCTGATTATCATATTTTAACATAGCAGTTCCAAAACGTTTAAATATCTTTATTTTGGGATAAGGCTTAATATATTTAGAAACCTCTTCAGCTAATCTAATTCCCTCTCCTATAGTCAAAATATCTAAATCTTCCGATTTTATTTTTCCTAGCAAAAAATCTCTAACATAACCTCCCACTACATAACTATCTTGTTTTACTTTCTGAGCAGAAAGGCTTACTATACGAAATATTTTTTTACGAAGAGCAGATGATAAATTCATGGATGAGAAAACTAACTACAGACGTAATATTTTTACCTGATCTGAAACAATTTTTATAATAGAAGAGCTGCTATAATTAGCTATTTCTTTTCTACGAAAATTCACTGCATAATCTATTTTTTTTAAAATAGAAGGACTAATTTCAGAAAAGGATTTAGGAGCAGGAAATCCTGATACATTTGCAGAAGTAGAAATAATAGGTCTATTCAAATTTTGGATTAAACAAACGCAAAATGGATCATATGTCAAACGAACGGCTAAAGTATTGTCTTTTCTTCTCAAGAAAGAAGATGCTATTTGATTCACATGATCGTACACTATGGTTATAGGTTTATTTTTTTTTTCAATATTATCAACAATAATTTTTCTAGTAAAATCAGTAATCTCTCCTACCAATTGATATAAACGGTCTATGTTTTCTACCAAAACAATCATAGATTTAGAAAAAGTTCTATTTTTGATTTTACATATTTTTTTTATAGCCTGTATATTAAAAGCATCACATCCTACCCCCCACACAGTATCTGTAGGATATAATAAACTTTTACCTTTTTTTAATATTTCTACACTTTTTTCTATTTCTTCGACAAAAGACATCTAAGTCACTAAATTATGAGTTCTTAATGCTTCATTTAAAGATGTTTTTTTATCCGTGCTTTCTTTTCTTTTCCCTATAATCATAGCACATGGAACATAATATGTTCCTGAAGGAAACTTTTTGGGAT
This sequence is a window from Blattabacterium cuenoti. Protein-coding genes within it:
- a CDS encoding CCA tRNA nucleotidyltransferase codes for the protein MNLSSALRKKIFRIVSLSAQKVKQDSYVVGGYVRDFLLGKIKSEDLDILTIGEGIRLAEEVSKYIKPYPKIKIFKRFGTAMLKYDNQKIEFVGSRKESYHLSSRKPFIELGSLQDDQNRRDFTINALAISLNRDNYGELIDPFGGLSDLKKKILRTPLDSDITYSDDPLRMMRAIRFATQLQFTIEEYSFKSIQKNKNRINIVSAERIIEEFNKILLSEKPSIGLLLLYKSGLLSIILPELTLLKGIEEKNGCKHKDNFYHTLQVVDNISKEKNNSLWLRWAALLHDIGKYYTKKFLPKIGWSFHAHEFVGSKMVPNIFQRLKLPKGGPMKYVKKMIQYSYKPIALIGNKTSDSAIRRLLFDLGKDLEDLMKLCIADITTNNIEKRKQYQKNIYLLMERIKKLEERDRIQNWKSPISGNDIMKVFQIDPCKKIGVIKNFIKDSILEGKISNEFHSAYLLMLKKGEELGLKKK
- a CDS encoding L-threonylcarbamoyladenylate synthase translates to MSFVEEIEKSVEILKKGKSLLYPTDTVWGVGCDAFNIQAIKKICKIKNRTFSKSMIVLVENIDRLYQLVGEITDFTRKIIVDNIEKKNKPITIVYDHVNQIASSFLRRKDNTLAVRLTYDPFCVCLIQNLNRPIISTSANVSGFPAPKSFSEISPSILKKIDYAVNFRRKEIANYSSSSIIKIVSDQVKILRL